From Chelatococcus sp. YT9, a single genomic window includes:
- a CDS encoding elongation factor G yields the protein MGAQGGRVSAGPRCVAIVGPQQSGKTTLLEALLARAGALDRQGRVADGNTVGDASPEARAHLMSVEANIASLEFLGESYTFIDCPGSLEFRHDMCAVLPACDAAIVVCEADVRKLHALEVVLRELEEAGIPRLIFLNKVDTSSMEVRDALGLLQAASRTPLLMRQIPIWNDGIAVGFIDLALERAFIYREHAASEVVDLPETELSAEKEARFSMLEKLADYDDTLMEALLDEIEPPRDRVFDDLARELREQHVVPVLIGASERGNGVTRLLKALRHEVPGVEAVAKRLGVGPDGPALAQVMKTTHLAQGGKLSLVRVLRGSLAEGDTVTGSGGNEARIAGILRQNGGATTRLPTAGLGDTVALARLEGIATGETLGAGRIAPEPLVSIAAPQPVYACALVTTDRKDDVRLSAALAKLMEDDPSLVVEQRPELGELRLAGQGEMHLRVALERLANRYGVQVAVRKPQVAYRETIRNTASARGRHKKQSGGHGQYGDVVIDIAPLNRGEGMIFADMISGGVIPRQYISSVEAGVREATGKGPLGFPVVDVEVTLKDGSYHTVDSSDMAFRAAARLAIADALPKANPVLLEPVLGVELAVPSEVMVKITGLISARRGQILGYDKRPGWDGWDMVKAHIPEAEIGDMIIELRSATQGVGTFSSSFDHFAELTGKAAEIVAQQAAHA from the coding sequence ATGGGAGCTCAAGGCGGGAGAGTATCCGCTGGGCCACGATGCGTTGCCATCGTAGGTCCCCAGCAAAGTGGTAAGACAACGTTGTTGGAGGCGCTGCTGGCACGGGCCGGGGCGCTCGATCGTCAGGGCCGCGTTGCCGATGGCAACACGGTGGGTGACGCCAGTCCGGAAGCCCGCGCTCATTTGATGAGCGTCGAAGCCAATATCGCTTCGCTGGAATTCCTGGGCGAGAGCTATACGTTCATCGATTGCCCAGGATCTCTCGAATTCCGCCATGACATGTGTGCGGTGCTGCCCGCCTGCGACGCGGCGATCGTCGTCTGCGAGGCGGATGTCCGCAAACTGCATGCTCTTGAGGTGGTGTTAAGGGAACTAGAGGAGGCGGGCATTCCGCGCCTCATCTTCCTCAACAAAGTTGATACATCGTCGATGGAGGTGCGGGATGCTCTCGGCTTGCTGCAGGCGGCATCGCGTACGCCGCTGCTGATGCGTCAGATTCCGATCTGGAATGACGGCATTGCGGTCGGCTTCATCGATCTCGCCCTGGAGCGCGCCTTCATCTATCGCGAGCATGCGGCGAGCGAGGTTGTTGACCTGCCGGAAACCGAGCTGTCCGCCGAGAAGGAGGCACGCTTCTCAATGCTCGAGAAGCTTGCGGACTATGACGACACGCTGATGGAGGCGCTGCTCGACGAGATCGAGCCACCGCGCGACCGCGTTTTCGATGATCTGGCGCGCGAGTTGCGGGAGCAGCATGTCGTGCCTGTGCTCATCGGCGCGAGCGAGCGCGGCAACGGCGTCACGCGTTTGCTCAAGGCGTTGCGGCACGAGGTGCCAGGCGTCGAAGCGGTCGCCAAACGTCTTGGCGTCGGGCCGGATGGGCCCGCGCTTGCCCAGGTGATGAAGACCACGCATCTGGCGCAAGGCGGCAAGCTTTCGCTCGTGCGGGTGCTGCGCGGAAGTTTGGCGGAAGGGGATACGGTAACGGGCTCGGGCGGCAACGAGGCCCGCATTGCCGGCATTCTACGCCAGAACGGCGGGGCAACCACCCGATTGCCGACCGCAGGCCTCGGGGACACCGTGGCCCTGGCACGGCTTGAAGGTATTGCGACGGGGGAAACGCTTGGCGCGGGGCGGATAGCGCCGGAGCCTCTCGTGAGCATCGCGGCGCCGCAGCCGGTCTATGCCTGTGCGCTGGTGACGACCGACCGCAAGGACGATGTGCGCTTGTCGGCGGCGCTCGCCAAGCTCATGGAAGACGATCCGTCGCTTGTCGTGGAGCAGCGGCCTGAGCTTGGAGAGCTGCGGCTGGCCGGGCAGGGCGAGATGCATCTGCGGGTCGCGCTCGAACGTCTCGCTAATCGCTATGGCGTGCAGGTTGCCGTGCGCAAGCCGCAGGTCGCCTATCGCGAGACCATTCGGAACACAGCCTCCGCGCGGGGACGACACAAGAAGCAGTCGGGCGGTCACGGCCAGTATGGCGACGTGGTCATCGACATCGCGCCGCTCAATCGCGGCGAAGGCATGATATTCGCGGATATGATCAGCGGCGGCGTCATCCCCCGCCAGTATATCTCGTCCGTGGAAGCGGGTGTGCGTGAGGCGACAGGCAAAGGACCGCTCGGCTTTCCCGTGGTCGATGTCGAGGTCACCCTCAAGGATGGCTCCTACCATACGGTCGATTCCTCAGACATGGCTTTTCGAGCCGCCGCCCGTCTCGCGATCGCCGACGCCCTGCCCAAGGCCAATCCGGTTCTCCTTGAGCCCGTGCTCGGCGTTGAGCTCGCGGTGCCGTCCGAGGTCATGGTGAAGATCACCGGCCTGATCTCGGCGCGCCGGGGTCAGATCCTGGGATACGACAAGCGGCCGGGCTGGGACGGATGGGATATGGTGAAGGCCCATATTCCGGAAGCGGAGATCGGCGACATGATCATTGAGCTGCGCTCCGCCACGCAGGGGGTCGGGACCTTCTCCTCAAGCTTCGACCATTTTGCGGAACTCACAGGCAAGGCCGCCGAGATCGTGGCGCAGCAGGCCGCCCATGCCTGA
- a CDS encoding LysR family transcriptional regulator, which translates to MDWDKVRIFYTVAEAGSFTRAGDDLGLSQSAVSRQVSALERELKAPLFHRHARGLILTEQGELLFRAARDMTMRLDSTRARLAESRERPSGNLRVTTTLGLGSHWLTPRLGEFLDLYPDVRVELILTDEELDLSMREADVAIRLRQPVQGDLIQRRLFTVHFHVYASTEYLKRFGQPDKLADLDSHRILTFGGAIPHYLLAAHWLATAGRDVKDPRAYHLVVNNITALKKATEKGSGIAVLPDYLVEPGLGLVQILTDVEMPSLDSYLVFPEEMKNVARVQVFRDFLISKAQRWTY; encoded by the coding sequence GTGGATTGGGACAAAGTTCGTATCTTCTATACCGTTGCCGAAGCGGGGAGCTTTACCCGGGCCGGCGATGATCTCGGCCTCAGCCAGTCTGCCGTCAGCCGGCAGGTCAGCGCTCTAGAGCGAGAGCTGAAGGCACCCCTGTTTCACCGCCATGCCCGCGGCCTCATCCTGACCGAGCAGGGCGAGCTTCTATTCCGTGCCGCGCGCGATATGACCATGCGGCTGGATTCCACCCGCGCCCGCCTCGCCGAATCCCGCGAACGGCCCTCCGGCAATCTGCGCGTCACGACGACGCTGGGCCTCGGCTCGCATTGGCTGACGCCGCGCCTCGGCGAATTCCTGGACCTTTACCCCGACGTGCGCGTGGAACTCATCCTGACCGATGAAGAGCTCGACCTCTCCATGCGCGAGGCCGACGTTGCTATCCGTCTGCGCCAGCCGGTGCAGGGGGATCTGATCCAGCGGCGGCTGTTCACCGTGCATTTCCACGTCTATGCGTCCACGGAGTATCTCAAGCGCTTCGGCCAGCCGGACAAGCTCGCCGATCTCGACAGTCACCGCATCCTGACATTCGGCGGCGCCATACCGCATTACCTCCTTGCCGCCCACTGGCTCGCGACGGCGGGTCGTGATGTCAAGGATCCGCGTGCTTATCACCTCGTGGTCAACAATATCACCGCGCTCAAGAAGGCGACGGAAAAGGGCTCCGGAATCGCCGTTCTTCCCGACTATCTCGTCGAGCCCGGACTCGGCCTCGTGCAGATCCTGACCGACGTCGAGATGCCATCCCTCGATAGCTACCTCGTCTTTCCGGAGGAAATGAAGAACGTGGCGCGCGTGCAGGTTTTCCGCGACTTCCTGATCAGCAAGGCCCAGCGCTGGACCTACTGA
- a CDS encoding DUF992 domain-containing protein has translation MGLGSVARKTFVRALGMAFVGAVVASAPVFTTVAEAQSGGNVRVGRLTCSVSGGAGFIITSSKALSCVFRGTGGRRDHYAGTIRKFGLDIGATTGGTLIWDVYSTGNRTTRGMLAGTYAGVSGEATVVGGVGANVLVGGSRRSISLQPLSIQGQQGFNLALGVADLQLHSVR, from the coding sequence ATGGGATTGGGTAGCGTCGCAAGAAAGACATTCGTACGGGCCCTCGGTATGGCGTTCGTCGGTGCAGTAGTGGCGTCCGCGCCGGTGTTTACGACTGTGGCCGAAGCCCAGAGCGGCGGCAATGTCCGCGTCGGCCGGCTCACTTGCTCCGTTTCCGGCGGGGCGGGTTTCATCATCACGTCCTCAAAGGCGTTGAGCTGCGTGTTCCGGGGTACGGGCGGGCGGCGTGACCATTACGCTGGCACGATCCGCAAGTTCGGCCTCGATATCGGCGCCACCACCGGCGGCACCTTGATCTGGGACGTGTACTCCACCGGAAACCGAACGACGCGCGGGATGCTGGCCGGGACCTATGCGGGCGTTTCGGGTGAGGCTACTGTCGTTGGCGGAGTGGGCGCCAATGTGCTCGTTGGCGGGTCCCGCCGTTCAATCAGCCTGCAGCCCCTTTCGATTCAAGGCCAGCAGGGCTTCAATCTCGCCTTGGGCGTCGCTGACCTTCAGCTTCATAGCGTCCGCTGA
- the msrP gene encoding protein-methionine-sulfoxide reductase catalytic subunit MsrP, translating to MFVRAKRGWEIPEREAVEEAIFLNRRAFMAGGTAVALAASGPALAAGSPYPAPRNDRYKLTQPVTPESYNTNYNNFYEFGFSKRVASAAEALPISPWTIKIDGLVEKPFEIAFEDLLRRVTLEERLYRHRCVEAWSMAVPWTGFPMRALVDMARPLGSAKYVVMKTFLNPKVAPAQKQTWYPWPYTEGLTIAEAANELTFMVTGAYGKPLPKVMGAPIRLATPWKYGFKSIKSIVAISFSEKRPVSYWESLQNSEYGFWANVNPDVAHPRWSQAREEILGTGEYRPTVIYNGYGEFVADMYKGMEGERLFM from the coding sequence ATGTTCGTGCGAGCAAAACGTGGCTGGGAAATTCCCGAACGTGAAGCCGTTGAAGAGGCGATCTTCCTCAACCGCCGTGCTTTCATGGCAGGCGGTACCGCGGTGGCGCTGGCCGCGAGCGGGCCGGCACTGGCCGCCGGCAGTCCTTATCCAGCACCCCGCAACGATCGCTACAAGCTCACCCAGCCGGTGACGCCGGAGAGCTACAACACCAACTACAACAATTTCTACGAGTTCGGCTTCTCCAAGCGTGTGGCCTCGGCTGCCGAGGCGCTGCCGATCTCGCCCTGGACGATCAAGATCGACGGCCTCGTGGAGAAGCCATTCGAGATCGCCTTCGAGGATCTCCTGCGGCGCGTGACCTTGGAGGAGCGCCTCTATCGCCATCGCTGCGTCGAGGCATGGTCGATGGCGGTGCCTTGGACGGGCTTCCCCATGCGCGCACTGGTCGATATGGCGCGACCGCTCGGCTCGGCCAAATATGTCGTGATGAAGACCTTCCTCAATCCGAAGGTGGCGCCCGCGCAGAAGCAGACCTGGTATCCTTGGCCCTATACGGAAGGTCTCACCATCGCCGAGGCGGCCAATGAACTCACCTTCATGGTCACCGGTGCCTATGGGAAGCCATTGCCAAAGGTGATGGGCGCGCCGATCAGGCTCGCGACGCCCTGGAAATATGGCTTCAAGTCCATCAAGTCGATCGTCGCCATTTCCTTCTCGGAAAAACGTCCGGTCAGCTATTGGGAGAGCCTGCAAAATTCCGAATACGGATTCTGGGCCAACGTGAACCCCGATGTCGCTCATCCACGCTGGAGCCAGGCGCGCGAAGAGATACTGGGCACGGGCGAATACCGGCCGACCGTGATCTACAACGGCTACGGCGAGTTCGTGGCTGACATGTATAAGGGGATGGAAGGGGAGCGCCTCTTTATGTAG
- a CDS encoding AMP-binding protein, producing the protein MAREERAGELRLAANERSPWFSAYPASVPHAIEPQGTLADLFSKAIGQFDNRPAFKSFGSTLSYRALGQAADKVTAWLQAQGFVKGDRIAIMMPNVLAFPAVMIGAIRGGYTVVNVNPLYTATELTHQLKDAGARALFVLENFAHTVEMARPDLALDAIVIVAPGDLMGWKGHLINAVSRRVKRAVPPFALPGHHKFSAIMAGSGRHASPVALTGEDVAFLQYTGGTTGTPKGAMLTHRNIVANVAQIRAWVGAWVPDDMEGQVMVTALPLYHIFSLTACCISRFVCGACSLLIANPRDIAGLVKTLKKERFTMLCGVNTLFNAILNHPGAKEIDFSRLAFCVSGGMATQAAVAERWKELTGQPIIEGYGLSETSPVVSVNRLDIEAFTGTIGYPLPSTDVVIRAPGASDNLPIGDVGELCVRGPQVMAGYWRHPDATAAVMTADGFFRTGDLAVMETDGALRIVDRIKDMVIVSGFNVYPTEVEDVLVRHPKVLEAAVIGLPDPQSGEMVAAYIVRRDPSLTEEEIRTFARQSLTAYKMPRQITFCDSLPKSNVGKVLRRVLREAVLDGHSPASST; encoded by the coding sequence ATGGCGCGCGAGGAGAGGGCAGGCGAGTTACGTCTCGCCGCGAATGAGAGGTCGCCCTGGTTCTCTGCCTATCCAGCCTCCGTCCCTCATGCGATAGAGCCGCAGGGCACGCTGGCTGATCTGTTCAGCAAGGCGATCGGTCAGTTCGACAATCGCCCGGCCTTCAAGAGCTTCGGCTCGACGTTGAGCTATCGGGCCCTGGGGCAAGCGGCGGACAAGGTGACCGCCTGGCTGCAGGCGCAGGGTTTCGTGAAGGGCGACCGGATCGCCATCATGATGCCGAACGTTCTCGCCTTCCCGGCGGTGATGATTGGCGCCATCCGGGGCGGCTACACCGTTGTCAACGTCAATCCGCTCTACACCGCGACCGAGCTGACCCATCAACTCAAGGACGCGGGCGCGCGCGCATTGTTCGTCCTGGAGAATTTTGCTCACACGGTCGAGATGGCGCGCCCGGACCTTGCGCTGGACGCCATTGTCATCGTGGCGCCCGGAGATCTCATGGGGTGGAAGGGCCACCTCATCAATGCGGTGTCGCGCCGTGTAAAGCGAGCCGTGCCGCCTTTTGCCTTGCCGGGACACCACAAGTTCAGCGCCATCATGGCGGGCTCCGGCCGGCACGCATCACCTGTCGCCTTGACCGGTGAGGACGTGGCTTTTCTCCAGTATACGGGCGGGACCACGGGGACGCCGAAGGGCGCGATGCTCACCCACCGCAACATCGTCGCCAATGTCGCCCAGATCCGCGCCTGGGTGGGGGCCTGGGTGCCGGATGACATGGAAGGCCAGGTGATGGTGACGGCATTGCCGCTTTATCACATCTTCTCGCTGACAGCCTGTTGTATCAGCCGCTTCGTCTGTGGCGCCTGCTCGCTTCTGATCGCCAACCCGCGTGACATAGCGGGCCTCGTGAAGACCCTCAAGAAAGAGCGCTTTACGATGCTCTGTGGTGTGAACACCTTGTTCAATGCCATTCTGAACCATCCCGGAGCGAAGGAGATCGACTTCTCGCGGCTTGCGTTCTGCGTGTCAGGAGGCATGGCAACCCAGGCGGCCGTTGCAGAGCGTTGGAAGGAGTTGACCGGCCAGCCGATCATCGAGGGCTATGGTCTCTCGGAGACGTCGCCTGTGGTGTCCGTGAATCGGCTCGACATCGAGGCCTTCACGGGCACGATCGGCTATCCCCTGCCGTCGACCGATGTGGTTATTCGCGCGCCCGGGGCTAGCGACAACCTGCCGATCGGCGATGTCGGCGAACTCTGCGTGCGCGGCCCGCAGGTGATGGCCGGCTACTGGCGGCACCCCGACGCGACCGCTGCGGTGATGACGGCGGATGGCTTTTTCCGGACCGGCGACCTGGCGGTCATGGAAACGGACGGCGCTTTGCGGATCGTCGATCGCATCAAGGATATGGTGATCGTCTCGGGCTTCAACGTCTATCCTACCGAGGTGGAGGATGTGCTGGTGCGGCATCCGAAGGTGCTGGAGGCGGCTGTGATCGGGCTGCCGGATCCCCAGTCCGGCGAGATGGTTGCGGCGTACATCGTGCGGAGGGATCCAAGCCTCACCGAAGAAGAGATCCGGACCTTCGCGCGGCAGTCGCTCACAGCTTACAAGATGCCGCGGCAAATCACCTTCTGCGACAGCCTGCCGAAGTCCAACGTCGGCAAGGTGCTGCGCCGGGTCCTGCGGGAGGCCGTTCTGGACGGGCATTCCCCGGCATCAAGCACCTGA